Part of the Luteitalea sp. genome, CAGGGCTATCGCACTTACAGCCGGCAGACCCTAGACCGTGAGGGGAACTGGCGCGTGGAAGTCAGGAGCGCGGACGGCGACCTCCTGCACGAGCAGCGCTTCGCCGTGCGCTGAGACGCGCTCTGACGGTCGCTCGATGTGCGGGTGCGTCTTCGAAGAAGCCACGTC contains:
- a CDS encoding DUF2914 domain-containing protein — its product is QGYRTYSRQTLDREGNWRVEVRSADGDLLHEQRFAVR